Proteins from one Dermacentor variabilis isolate Ectoservices chromosome 1, ASM5094787v1, whole genome shotgun sequence genomic window:
- the LOC142565957 gene encoding non-structural maintenance of chromosomes element 4 homolog A-like, producing the protein MSRAVSTDTSTPTTSTLSNSPSPVTMSQASDAGGSKSQDSSGSQDATPGWNLRHAYRTVIDKQVDEEEKLPANDALLAAEDLFDDVTHAPEAVLDSEIVSVAASVGLQQAASLPLNLRKFDPEHFAARVRDFVSDTSDSPTDPLTEKAWAKLGKLAEGTTKTSYPFWYVYGSADDAPVKTKQAPVERTVEDTPDRAPTVPKQVSSVEQTNQETTTGRVGVIHQLLKDLYNQTREPIPYFEFVLHPQSFAKTCENIFHLSFLVNEGHARIKPDEVYQVVVEPVFGNISAEREANKSGVFLMTMTMKKWQDAVRALNLTEPVIPD; encoded by the exons ATGTCACGTGCTGTGAGTACCGACACATCTACACCTACGACATCTACACTCTCCAACAGTCCGAGCCCAGTGACCATGTCGCAGGCGTCAGACGCCGGCGGATCCAAATCGCAGGACAGTTCCGGGTCCCAGGATGCCACGCCAGGGTGGAACCTGCGCCACGCGTACCGCACTGTCATTGACAAACAGGTGGATGAGGAAGAGAAGCTTCCGGCCAATGATGCTCTGCTGGCGGCGGAGGACCTCTTCGATGACGTCACCCACGCACCGGAGGCCGTGCTGGACTCTGAGATCGTCAGCGTTGCGGCATCCGTGGGACTTCAACAGGCCGCCTCGTTGCCATTGAACCTGCGCAAGTTCGACCCGGAACATTTCGCAGCACGGGTCCGCGACTTCGTGTCGGACACGTCCGACTCGCCGACTGATCCGCTGACAGAGAAGGCGTGGGCGAAGCTTGGGAAGCTCGCCGAAGGAACCACGAAGACGAGCTATCCCTTCTGGTACGTGTACGGCTCGGCAGACGATGCACCGGTAAAGACGAAGCAGGCGCCGGTCGAACGCACGGTGGAAGACACTCCTGACAGGGCGCCGACCGTCCCTAAGCAG GTGAGCTCAGTGGAGCAGACAAACCAAGAAACAACAACAGGCCGTGTCGGTGTGATCCACCAGCTTCTGAAGGACTTGTATAATCAGACTAGAGAGCCAATACCATATTTTGAATTTGTACTCCACCCGCAGTCATTTGCCAAGACATGTGAAAATATATTTCACCTGTCGTTCCTAGTCAACGAGGGCCACGCCCGTATAAAGCCCGATGAGGTTTACCAGGTGGTGGTGGAGCCTGTGTTTGGAAACATTAGTGCTGAGCGTGAGGCCAACAAAAGTGGAGTGTTCTTGATGACGATGACCATGAAGAAATGGCAAGATGCTGTCAGGGCGTTGAATCTCACAGAGCCTGTGATTCCAGATTAG